From one Streptomyces chromofuscus genomic stretch:
- a CDS encoding epoxide hydrolase family protein, with protein MSDSSEPTAVRPFTFEFSDEELEELRRRVRETRWPEKETVDDQSQGTPLATLKELARYWAEEYDWRKVEAKLKALPHYVTEIDGLDIHFIHVRSEHEDALPLLVTHGWPGSVIEQLKIIDPLVDPTSHGGEASDAFHLVVPSMPGYGFSQKPTAPGWNPKRMAAAWAELMKRLGYTRYAAQGGDWGAIVTEQMGLQEPEGLIGFHTNMANAVPPDIMTAIEGGAPLPADVSLSPEENEAVEQLRSAYADVPYAYEMGTAPQSLAGLVDSPVGLAAFMLDHDWQSLEMISRSVAGEPEGLTRDDVLDNITLFWLTRSAVSAARLYWENARAGISFFGAKGVKLPVAVSVFPTEMYRPPRSWAEKAYPNLIHYNKLPKGGHFAAWEQPEYFVDDVRTGLRPLRH; from the coding sequence ATGTCCGACTCCTCTGAACCAACGGCAGTCCGCCCCTTCACCTTTGAGTTCTCCGACGAGGAGCTCGAGGAACTGCGCCGGCGTGTCCGGGAGACACGTTGGCCGGAGAAGGAGACTGTCGACGATCAGTCGCAGGGCACGCCCTTGGCCACGCTGAAGGAACTGGCGCGGTATTGGGCTGAGGAGTACGACTGGCGCAAGGTGGAGGCGAAGCTGAAGGCTCTTCCGCACTATGTCACCGAGATCGACGGACTGGACATCCACTTCATCCACGTCCGCTCCGAGCACGAGGACGCCCTGCCACTACTGGTGACACACGGCTGGCCGGGCTCGGTCATCGAGCAGTTGAAGATCATCGACCCGCTCGTCGACCCCACGTCCCACGGCGGGGAGGCGTCCGACGCGTTCCACCTCGTAGTGCCCTCGATGCCTGGCTACGGCTTCTCCCAGAAACCGACAGCGCCAGGTTGGAACCCCAAGCGGATGGCGGCGGCCTGGGCAGAGCTCATGAAACGCCTGGGGTACACAAGGTACGCGGCGCAGGGCGGCGACTGGGGTGCGATCGTCACTGAACAGATGGGGCTCCAGGAGCCTGAAGGCCTGATCGGCTTCCACACCAACATGGCCAACGCGGTACCGCCCGACATCATGACTGCAATCGAAGGCGGTGCCCCCCTGCCCGCCGATGTGTCCCTCAGCCCAGAAGAGAATGAGGCCGTCGAGCAGCTGCGATCGGCCTACGCGGATGTCCCCTACGCCTACGAGATGGGCACGGCCCCCCAGTCACTCGCCGGTCTGGTCGACTCGCCCGTCGGCCTTGCCGCCTTCATGCTCGACCATGACTGGCAGAGTCTGGAGATGATCTCCCGGTCCGTCGCCGGAGAGCCCGAAGGGCTGACGCGCGACGACGTCCTGGACAACATCACCCTGTTCTGGCTCACGAGGTCGGCGGTCTCCGCAGCGCGCCTGTACTGGGAGAACGCCAGGGCCGGTATCTCGTTCTTCGGCGCCAAGGGAGTCAAGCTGCCCGTCGCCGTCAGCGTCTTCCCCACCGAGATGTACCGCCCTCCGCGGAGTTGGGCCGAGAAGGCTTACCCGAACCTGATCCACTACAACAAGCTTCCCAAGGGCGGACATTTCGCTGCATGGGAGCAGCCGGAGTACTTCGTCGATGACGTCCGCACAGGCCTTCGACCGCTCCGCCATTGA